A single window of Bos javanicus breed banteng chromosome 19, ARS-OSU_banteng_1.0, whole genome shotgun sequence DNA harbors:
- the LOC133231483 gene encoding keratin-associated protein 4-9-like has translation MVSSCCGSVCSDQSCGRSLCQETCCPPSCCQTICCRTTCYRPSCTVSSCCRPVCCQTNCRLSCGVSSCCRPQCCQPVCCQPTCPRPTCCISSCCRPSCCGSSCGSSCCRPTCCISSCCRPRCCQSVCCQPTCSRISSCCRPSCCGSSCCLRPVCGQVSCHTTCYRPTCVISTCPRPVCCASSCCRISAHDFCHTKYVLRNHIKCVGASQ, from the coding sequence ATGGTCAGCTCCTGCTGTGGCTCCGTCTGCTCTGACCAGAGCTGTGGCCGAAGTCTCTGCCAGGAGACCTGCTGCCCGCCCAGCTGCTGCCAGACCATCTGCTGCAGGACCACCTGCTACCGTCCCAGCTGCACTGTGTCCAGCTGCTGCCGCCCTGTCTGCTGCCAGACAAACTGCCGCCTCAGCTGTGGTGTGTCCAGCTGCTGCAGGCCCCAGTGCTGCCAGCCTGTGtgctgccagcccacctgccctcGCCCCACCTGCTGCATCTCTAGCTGCTGCCGCCCCTCCTGCTGTGGGTCCAGCTGTGGGTCCAGCTGCTGCAGGCCTACCTGCTGCATCTCCAGCTGCTGCAGGCCCCGGTGCTGCCAGTCTGTGTGCTGCCAGCCCACCTGCTCCCGCATCTCCAGCTGCTGCCGCCCCTCTTGCTGTGGCTCCAGCTGCTGCCTGCGCCCAGTGTGTGGCCAGGTCTCCTGCCACACCACTTGCTATCGCCCCACCTGTGtcatctccacctgcccccgCCCCGTGTGCTGTGCTTCTTCCTGTTGCCGAATCTCTGCCCATGATTTTTGTCATACGAAGTATGTCCTCAGAAATCATATAAAATGTGTTGGAGCCAGCCAGTAA
- the LOC133232402 gene encoding keratin-associated protein 4-1-like: MVSSCCGSICSNQSCGQNLCQETCCSPSCCQTTCCRTTCCRPSCGVSSCCRPICCQTTCRPSCGVSSCCRPICCQTTCRPSCGVSSCCRPICCQTTCRPSCGVSSCCRPVCCQTTCCRTTCCRPSCGGSFC; this comes from the coding sequence ATGGTCAGCTCCTGTTGTGGCTCCATCTGCTCTAACCAGAGCTGTGGCCAAAATCTCTGCCAAGAGACCTGCTGCTCCCCCAGCTGCTGCCAGACCACCTGCTGCAGGACCACCTGCTGCCGCCCCAGCTGTGGTGTGTCCAGCTGCTGCCGCCCCATCTGCTGCCAGACCACCTGCCGCCCCAGCTGCGGTGTGTCCAGCTGCTGCCGCCCCATCTGCTGCCAGACCACCTGCCGCCCCAGCTGCGGTGTGTCCAGCTGCTGCCGCCCCATCTGCTGCCAGACCACCTGCCGCCCCAGCTGCGGCGTGTCCAGCTGCTGCCGCCCCGTCTGCTGCCAGACCACCTGCTGCCGCACAACTTGCTGTCGCCCCAGCTGTGGTGGATCCTTTTGCTGA